The following proteins are encoded in a genomic region of Rhodopirellula islandica:
- the nqrF gene encoding NADH:ubiquinone reductase (Na(+)-transporting) subunit F, giving the protein MLSLPLMIAASASTVVILGVVMFTVVVIALVLLILAAKSQLVASGPVKIMINGQKEISVPAGGKLLGALADAGIFVSSACGGGGTCAQCKVKVTEGGGDLLATETGHINKKEAAEGERLSCQVAVKTDMVVEVPPEAFDTQKWECTVKSNDNVATFIKEFVLQLPEGAEVDFRAGGYIQIECPPHEIHYKDFDIDEEYHPDWDQYNIWRYVSKVDEPVIRAYSMANYPGEKGIIMLNIRVASPPPRAPEGTPPGKMSSYIFSLKPGDKATISGPYGEFFIKDSDAEMVYIGGGAGMAPLRSHIFELFKRQKTDRKVSYWYGGRSLRELFYIDQFREIEKDFPNFKFNIALSEPQPEDNWDGYVGFIHQVLLDNYLRNHPAPEDIEYYICGPPMMNAAVFRMLDDLGVEPENIAYDDFGG; this is encoded by the coding sequence ATGCTTTCCCTTCCTCTGATGATTGCGGCCTCCGCCAGCACGGTCGTCATTCTCGGCGTCGTCATGTTCACCGTTGTGGTGATCGCATTGGTGCTGCTGATTTTGGCCGCCAAAAGCCAATTGGTTGCTTCCGGCCCGGTCAAAATCATGATCAACGGCCAAAAAGAAATTTCCGTCCCGGCTGGCGGAAAGCTGCTCGGTGCTCTCGCTGATGCGGGCATCTTCGTCAGCAGTGCCTGCGGCGGCGGTGGGACCTGTGCCCAGTGCAAAGTCAAAGTCACCGAAGGTGGTGGCGACTTGTTGGCGACCGAGACCGGTCACATCAACAAGAAAGAAGCCGCCGAGGGCGAACGATTGTCCTGCCAAGTCGCTGTGAAGACCGACATGGTTGTGGAAGTTCCACCGGAAGCGTTTGACACCCAGAAATGGGAATGCACGGTCAAGAGCAACGACAACGTTGCGACCTTCATCAAGGAATTTGTGCTGCAACTTCCCGAAGGTGCCGAGGTCGATTTCCGTGCGGGTGGTTACATCCAAATTGAGTGCCCACCTCACGAGATCCACTACAAAGATTTCGACATCGACGAAGAGTATCACCCTGACTGGGACCAGTACAACATTTGGCGCTATGTGTCGAAGGTCGATGAGCCTGTCATCCGCGCTTATTCGATGGCCAACTACCCCGGCGAGAAGGGCATCATCATGCTCAACATCCGGGTTGCGTCTCCGCCACCACGTGCTCCCGAGGGAACACCTCCTGGGAAAATGAGCAGTTACATCTTCTCGCTCAAGCCAGGTGACAAAGCCACGATCAGCGGTCCATACGGTGAATTCTTCATCAAGGACAGCGACGCCGAAATGGTTTACATCGGGGGTGGTGCCGGGATGGCACCGCTGCGAAGTCACATCTTCGAGCTGTTCAAACGCCAAAAGACGGACCGCAAGGTCAGCTACTGGTACGGCGGCCGAAGTCTTCGTGAACTGTTCTACATCGATCAGTTCCGTGAGATCGAAAAGGACTTCCCGAACTTCAAGTTCAACATCGCGTTGTCTGAGCCTCAACCGGAAGACAATTGGGACGGGTACGTCGGCTTCATTCACCAAGTCTTGTTGGACAACTACCTCCGCAACCACCCGGCACCGGAAGACATCGAGTACTACATCTGTGGTCCACCGATGATGAACGCCGCCGTGTTCCGCATGCTGGATGATTTGGGTGTCGAACCGGAAAACATCGCTTACGATGACTTCGGTGGCTGA
- a CDS encoding Tad domain-containing protein, protein MNRLRNQSRQSEGAVIVLLVIMLPVLLIMAAYAINIAYVEAVTADSQVVTDAAVCAAGRMYVQTGDKAAALAAAQDAAARNPVAGQVVPINMGDLEFGISVRESLEEGYSFEPLADENQVGNAVRLTTLSLANAPNAVFSPLFPTLGTNLEIRPRRIAVSTQSTMDVALVIDRSGSMAYASDETPDPYVNPAAAPAEWTYGDPVPPNSRWLDLVASVNAFNGFLDDSPQSEKLCLTTYASSGTRNCDLTQAYSHISDQLDGISYQFEGGGTSVGYGLESGLAALTDDSHARPYAVRTMVLMSDGHHNTGRSPESMTYALKASGVTLFTITFSDDADQWRMASLANECGGEHFHASDATQLQNAFEQIAKKLPSLMTQ, encoded by the coding sequence ATGAATCGATTGAGAAACCAATCTCGGCAAAGTGAAGGGGCAGTCATTGTGCTGCTCGTCATCATGTTGCCCGTGTTATTGATCATGGCGGCCTATGCGATCAACATCGCGTACGTCGAAGCGGTCACGGCGGACAGCCAAGTCGTGACCGACGCAGCGGTTTGCGCCGCGGGACGCATGTACGTTCAAACCGGTGACAAGGCTGCCGCTCTTGCCGCCGCTCAAGACGCCGCCGCGCGGAATCCCGTTGCCGGTCAAGTCGTGCCGATCAACATGGGCGATCTGGAATTTGGGATCAGCGTTCGTGAAAGTCTCGAGGAGGGATACAGCTTTGAGCCGTTGGCTGATGAGAACCAAGTTGGAAATGCGGTTCGACTGACAACCTTGTCATTGGCGAACGCACCAAATGCGGTTTTCTCGCCATTGTTCCCGACTCTGGGAACCAACCTTGAGATTCGTCCTCGCCGCATTGCCGTGAGCACTCAAAGCACGATGGACGTGGCATTGGTGATCGACCGCAGCGGTTCGATGGCCTACGCGAGCGATGAAACACCGGATCCCTACGTCAACCCGGCCGCGGCGCCGGCAGAATGGACTTACGGTGACCCCGTGCCTCCCAATTCACGTTGGTTGGATTTGGTTGCCTCGGTCAATGCATTCAACGGGTTTCTCGATGACTCGCCGCAGTCAGAAAAGCTTTGTTTGACGACCTACGCCAGCAGCGGGACTCGAAATTGTGACCTGACTCAAGCCTATTCGCACATCTCAGATCAGCTCGACGGGATCTCGTACCAGTTTGAGGGCGGGGGCACCAGCGTTGGGTATGGTTTGGAAAGCGGTTTGGCGGCACTGACCGATGACTCTCATGCTCGACCCTATGCCGTCCGCACGATGGTGTTGATGTCCGATGGGCACCACAACACGGGGAGGAGTCCCGAGAGCATGACATACGCTTTGAAAGCTTCTGGCGTGACCTTGTTCACGATCACTTTCAGTGATGATGCGGATCAATGGCGGATGGCGAGTCTGGCGAATGAGTGCGGCGGAGAGCACTTTCATGCGTCGGATGCCACCCAGTTGCAAAACGCCTTTGAGCAAATCGCGAAGAAGCTTCCGTCGTTGATGACCCAATGA
- a CDS encoding SDR family oxidoreductase, whose amino-acid sequence MSKSLLIVGCGYLGLRVGRLARQSGWQVAATTRTRFEALAAEGFTPVAFDWNDSRTLQHLPTATHVLIAVAYDRNSRVERFASQVDGLARLVRHLDHGRSPDQSPDVCYISTTGVYHQSGGMWVDETSPTHPSREGGKAHLAAEAKLRSLRFGRPTTTLRLAGIYGPGRVPRAADVIAGRPIASPPSGHLNLIHVDDAATAVMNSFDSNRFDVRPLCPLYVVSDDEPVVRREFYRQIARDTQSPDPTFVEPSADSGVRFRSETDKRIWNRRVRRDLIPAMKFPTYRQGLCDVLANLTPTR is encoded by the coding sequence ATGTCAAAATCGTTGCTCATCGTCGGTTGCGGCTACCTCGGTTTGCGAGTCGGACGACTGGCCCGACAATCGGGATGGCAGGTCGCCGCGACCACCCGAACGCGGTTCGAGGCACTGGCTGCCGAAGGATTCACCCCCGTCGCGTTTGATTGGAACGATTCGCGAACACTGCAGCATTTGCCAACGGCAACCCACGTCCTGATCGCGGTCGCGTACGACCGAAACAGCCGTGTGGAGCGGTTTGCGTCTCAAGTTGACGGGTTGGCACGCTTGGTTCGCCACTTGGACCATGGCCGGTCGCCGGATCAGTCGCCCGATGTTTGCTACATCAGCACCACGGGGGTCTACCATCAATCCGGTGGAATGTGGGTCGACGAAACTTCGCCCACGCATCCTTCGCGAGAGGGCGGCAAAGCTCACTTGGCCGCGGAAGCCAAACTCCGATCGCTTCGATTCGGTCGCCCAACAACGACCTTGCGTTTGGCGGGAATCTATGGCCCCGGACGAGTCCCACGGGCGGCCGACGTGATCGCTGGTCGCCCCATCGCATCTCCACCGAGCGGGCACCTGAATCTGATCCATGTCGACGATGCAGCCACCGCTGTCATGAACAGCTTTGACAGTAATCGCTTTGATGTGCGTCCACTCTGCCCACTGTACGTGGTGAGCGACGATGAACCGGTCGTGCGACGCGAGTTTTACCGCCAGATCGCTCGAGACACGCAATCCCCCGATCCAACCTTTGTCGAACCGAGCGCGGATTCGGGAGTTCGTTTTCGCAGCGAAACCGACAAACGCATTTGGAACCGTCGCGTTCGCCGCGACTTGATTCCGGCGATGAAGTTCCCAACCTATCGTCAGGGACTTTGCGACGTTCTCGCCAACCTCACGCCAACTCGCTGA
- a CDS encoding DUF481 domain-containing protein: protein MRSTHPLQRILFAFAGWLALTACVSAQSSPGWQTGQSTFNGSGYDLPPSLPSPAAVPVPESAQPTATDSLDLPADASGQQTSMDWNELPAGWNDGFGLSPAQLESPILDAPLPDSVIQSTSYSDVVASGQVVESPPLEEEVVSWYQRPWVWMTKGWKNHAEFGLDGSSGNADTLALQTGLEMKRKTDKYTLALDFDYRQASASDVITEDNGRFNLDYDRLIKDSNWSVFGKFGMEFDKFKSFDLRLNLNSGLGYYWIRNDTTNLVTRFGAGASKEIGSPDDSWIPEAVMGIEADHQLTSRQKVKAKLDFFPAWDDFSDYRLVTDVAWETLLSDSDNFSLRLSLTDRYDSTPQGALKNDFYYSALLLYKF from the coding sequence ATGCGTTCGACTCATCCCCTCCAACGAATTCTGTTCGCGTTCGCCGGATGGCTTGCACTCACCGCCTGTGTGTCCGCGCAATCAAGTCCTGGTTGGCAAACGGGCCAATCGACATTCAATGGCTCGGGGTACGATTTGCCTCCGTCGCTGCCCTCGCCTGCAGCGGTTCCTGTACCTGAGAGTGCGCAGCCCACGGCGACGGATTCCTTGGATTTGCCAGCGGATGCGTCGGGGCAGCAAACCTCGATGGATTGGAACGAATTGCCAGCGGGATGGAACGATGGATTTGGGTTGTCTCCCGCCCAGTTGGAATCGCCGATCCTTGATGCCCCGTTGCCTGACAGCGTGATTCAATCAACCAGCTATTCCGATGTGGTCGCATCCGGGCAAGTGGTCGAGTCCCCTCCTTTGGAAGAAGAGGTGGTGAGTTGGTACCAGCGACCTTGGGTTTGGATGACCAAGGGTTGGAAGAACCACGCTGAGTTTGGTTTGGACGGCAGTTCTGGCAACGCAGACACATTGGCGCTGCAGACCGGGTTGGAGATGAAACGCAAAACCGACAAGTACACCTTGGCATTGGATTTTGACTATCGACAGGCCAGTGCCAGCGACGTCATCACCGAGGACAACGGGCGATTCAATCTGGACTACGACCGTTTGATCAAGGATTCCAATTGGTCGGTGTTCGGGAAGTTTGGGATGGAGTTTGACAAGTTCAAATCCTTCGATCTGCGTTTGAACCTGAATTCAGGTTTGGGATACTACTGGATTCGAAACGACACAACGAACTTGGTCACTCGCTTTGGTGCGGGTGCGTCCAAGGAGATTGGGTCGCCAGATGATTCTTGGATTCCGGAAGCTGTGATGGGAATCGAAGCGGATCATCAGCTGACGTCTCGCCAAAAAGTGAAAGCGAAGTTGGACTTCTTCCCGGCCTGGGATGACTTCAGCGACTACCGTTTGGTGACGGATGTGGCGTGGGAGACGCTGCTCAGTGATTCCGACAATTTCTCGTTGCGATTGTCGCTGACGGACCGATATGACAGCACGCCGCAGGGTGCGTTGAAGAACGATTTCTATTATTCAGCGTTGCTGCTCTACAAGTTCTGA
- a CDS encoding sugar phosphate isomerase/epimerase family protein: MKYGMNLLLWSGEVTEEMLPVCEQLKGLGYDSVELPMFNLDLDYAKIGKHLDELGLGRTAVTIRGEEDNPISPDAAVRAKGVELNKKTLDCCAAAGIEILVGPYHSAIGLFSGAGPTDDEWKWGVESMRATAEYAETVGVKLGIEALNRFECYLLNCHGDSARFAREVDHPSCGIMYDTFHSNIEEKSVTEAVLAGGDKLFHIHISENDRSTPGKGGVNWKENFDAIAKSGYDGYLTIEAFGLALPEIAAATKIWRKMFTDELTLAKEGLEFMKAEIAARKA; the protein is encoded by the coding sequence ATGAAGTACGGCATGAACCTGCTGTTGTGGTCCGGCGAAGTCACCGAGGAAATGTTGCCTGTTTGCGAGCAGCTCAAAGGACTCGGATACGACAGCGTTGAATTGCCAATGTTCAACCTCGACCTGGACTACGCCAAGATTGGCAAACATTTGGATGAGCTCGGGCTGGGACGCACCGCCGTGACGATTCGCGGCGAAGAAGACAACCCGATCTCGCCAGATGCCGCGGTCCGCGCCAAAGGCGTTGAGCTCAACAAAAAGACGTTGGATTGCTGTGCCGCCGCCGGCATTGAAATTTTGGTCGGACCGTATCACTCGGCGATCGGGTTGTTCAGCGGCGCTGGGCCAACCGATGACGAGTGGAAGTGGGGCGTCGAATCGATGCGAGCGACTGCCGAGTACGCCGAGACCGTTGGCGTGAAATTGGGCATCGAAGCCCTCAACCGTTTCGAGTGCTACTTGCTGAACTGCCATGGCGACTCAGCCCGTTTCGCTCGCGAAGTCGATCATCCGTCCTGCGGGATCATGTACGACACCTTCCACAGCAACATCGAAGAAAAATCGGTCACCGAAGCGGTCTTGGCCGGCGGCGACAAGTTGTTCCACATTCACATCAGCGAAAATGATCGCAGCACACCTGGCAAGGGCGGCGTGAACTGGAAAGAGAACTTCGACGCGATCGCCAAATCAGGCTACGACGGCTACCTGACCATCGAAGCTTTCGGGCTGGCTCTGCCGGAAATCGCGGCCGCCACCAAGATTTGGCGGAAGATGTTCACCGACGAACTGACGCTCGCGAAAGAGGGTCTGGAATTCATGAAGGCTGAAATCGCAGCACGAAAAGCCTGA
- a CDS encoding FAD:protein FMN transferase: MRKQASVVAFLGHWILATTCWISAVVAADPLTFRGATMGTTYMVKVHSPPETPDWDSETATAIERELRSVNDQMSTYLKSSELSQFNASESTDWFDVSAETAGVVAAALELSQKTDGAFDVTVGPLVDRWSFGVGERKNDVPSEAELRELKQSIGHQHLQSRLDPPALKKGIAELRVDLSSIAKGHGVDRLVELLAGRGADNVFVEVGGEVRVAGDKSGDSWKVGIQRPDTGGQDLLVAHKIRDAAMATSGDYRNFFEVDDQRYSHTIDPRTGRPVTNGLASVSVITETCMLADGWATALNVVGYEDAMRLARENGLSVLLVQRFNDGLVSSGTGELAPYADVDGSESTAGNEIAVTQADEAEDPSFAQRMAPVLLMTGLTFGAVLLAMAVGVIFGRQAISGSCGGLNAKVDEDGVSRCTMCSTPSEACQELRDKMAEK; this comes from the coding sequence ATGAGAAAACAAGCCAGCGTCGTCGCTTTCCTCGGGCATTGGATCCTTGCGACGACGTGTTGGATTTCCGCGGTGGTTGCCGCGGATCCGTTGACGTTTCGTGGTGCAACGATGGGCACGACCTACATGGTCAAAGTCCACTCGCCGCCGGAAACGCCCGATTGGGATTCTGAGACCGCAACGGCGATTGAGCGCGAACTACGCTCCGTCAATGATCAAATGTCGACGTACTTGAAATCGTCGGAATTGAGTCAGTTCAATGCCTCCGAGTCAACGGACTGGTTCGACGTCAGTGCCGAAACCGCTGGTGTGGTTGCGGCGGCGTTGGAACTGTCGCAGAAAACGGACGGTGCATTTGATGTGACCGTGGGGCCGTTGGTTGATCGCTGGAGCTTTGGCGTTGGCGAACGCAAGAACGATGTCCCCAGCGAAGCGGAACTGCGTGAGTTGAAGCAGAGCATCGGTCACCAGCATCTGCAGTCACGTCTCGATCCACCTGCTCTGAAGAAGGGCATCGCGGAGTTGCGCGTCGATCTGTCTTCGATTGCCAAGGGCCACGGTGTGGACCGACTCGTTGAGTTGTTGGCTGGTCGCGGTGCGGACAACGTGTTCGTCGAAGTGGGGGGCGAGGTCCGAGTGGCGGGCGATAAGTCCGGCGATTCATGGAAGGTTGGGATCCAACGACCCGACACGGGTGGGCAAGACTTGTTGGTCGCTCACAAGATTCGCGATGCTGCGATGGCGACGTCGGGTGACTACCGAAATTTCTTCGAGGTCGATGACCAGCGTTATTCGCACACAATCGACCCACGCACCGGGCGTCCCGTCACGAACGGGTTGGCATCCGTCAGCGTGATCACCGAGACGTGCATGCTCGCCGATGGCTGGGCGACGGCGCTGAACGTGGTTGGTTATGAAGACGCGATGCGATTGGCACGCGAGAATGGTCTCAGTGTGTTGCTCGTGCAGCGTTTCAATGACGGGTTGGTGTCCAGTGGGACGGGTGAGTTGGCTCCGTATGCCGACGTCGACGGTTCGGAATCCACGGCGGGCAACGAGATCGCCGTGACGCAGGCCGATGAAGCCGAAGACCCGTCGTTCGCTCAGCGAATGGCGCCCGTGTTGTTGATGACCGGTCTCACGTTTGGGGCCGTGTTGCTCGCGATGGCCGTCGGGGTCATTTTCGGACGTCAAGCGATCAGTGGTTCTTGCGGCGGATTGAATGCCAAGGTCGACGAGGATGGCGTGTCTCGCTGCACGATGTGCAGCACGCCCTCAGAAGCCTGCCAAGAGCTCCGCGACAAGATGGCCGAGAAGTAG
- a CDS encoding TadE family protein: MTTNARLGATVVEMAIVSTVLFTILVSGIELTRVTMLRHSADHGAYIGARRGIITGATVEEVRAVVQSHMRAVGIRNAAVTVIPDEIVEDTSEVEVRVGIPLLQNTWISPGLFGESLTGRARLLTERAAMVMSRTIPTPPPPPEPEPEPEPEPEPEPEPEPEPEPEPEPEPEPEPEPEPEPEPEPEPPPLL, from the coding sequence ATGACGACCAACGCTCGCCTCGGAGCGACGGTCGTTGAAATGGCGATCGTCTCCACTGTGCTGTTCACCATTTTGGTGTCTGGCATCGAGCTGACTCGAGTGACAATGCTTCGGCATTCCGCGGACCATGGGGCCTACATTGGTGCACGGCGTGGCATCATCACAGGCGCCACCGTCGAAGAGGTCCGAGCAGTCGTTCAATCCCACATGCGGGCGGTTGGTATTCGCAACGCTGCTGTGACTGTGATCCCAGACGAAATCGTGGAAGACACCTCGGAGGTCGAGGTTCGAGTCGGTATTCCGCTGCTTCAGAACACTTGGATCAGTCCAGGGTTGTTTGGTGAGAGTCTCACTGGCCGAGCAAGATTGCTAACCGAACGTGCGGCAATGGTGATGAGCCGGACCATTCCGACTCCGCCACCGCCACCGGAGCCCGAACCGGAGCCCGAACCGGAGCCCGAACCGGAGCCCGAACCGGAGCCCGAACCGGAGCCCGAACCAGAGCCTGAACCAGAGCCCGAACCAGAGCCCGAACCGGAGCCCGAACCAGAGCCTGAACCACCGCCGTTGCTGTGA
- a CDS encoding DUF6655 family protein, whose product MVCLFSGCGTTQERQATEQLLLSDAVDRSVSTIDFRPLSGEKVYLDTSYLRSAKVATIVNADYVTSALRQQVMAAGCYMQDAATDADIIIEARIGTLGYDDHRVTLGVPENNAINSTVSLLPSTPSVPQIPEIAIARRDAREGAAKVAAFAYDRKTREAVWQSGISQSRSTARDTWVLGVGPFQGGSIREETRLAGSKLIHFGRRSTGSPPTQFSRPPVDYTAETRFDHGWPVLGGDNGSMIGGGLLPGEPLPGVDISSEMIASDAAGGEEGGADKDADTPESKESKPAAEIAAEPKPKDKKVR is encoded by the coding sequence ATGGTGTGTTTGTTTTCAGGTTGTGGGACGACCCAAGAACGGCAAGCGACCGAGCAACTGTTGTTGTCGGATGCCGTTGACCGCAGTGTTTCGACGATTGACTTTCGACCGTTGTCAGGTGAGAAGGTTTACCTCGACACAAGCTACCTTCGTTCGGCGAAGGTGGCCACGATTGTGAATGCGGATTACGTGACAAGTGCACTGCGTCAACAAGTCATGGCGGCAGGCTGTTACATGCAAGATGCCGCGACCGATGCGGACATCATCATCGAGGCTCGGATTGGAACGCTGGGGTATGACGACCACCGCGTGACGTTGGGTGTTCCGGAGAACAATGCAATCAACTCGACGGTTTCGTTGCTGCCCAGTACTCCATCGGTTCCTCAGATCCCGGAAATTGCCATCGCTCGTCGTGACGCCCGTGAAGGGGCCGCGAAAGTGGCCGCGTTTGCTTACGACCGAAAGACTCGCGAAGCCGTTTGGCAATCTGGAATCAGTCAGTCGCGATCCACCGCACGAGACACTTGGGTTTTGGGCGTGGGACCGTTCCAAGGTGGCTCGATTCGTGAAGAAACTCGTTTGGCTGGGAGCAAGTTGATTCACTTTGGGCGCCGTTCCACCGGATCACCTCCCACTCAATTCTCTCGTCCACCAGTCGATTACACGGCCGAAACGCGGTTCGACCACGGTTGGCCTGTATTGGGTGGTGACAACGGAAGCATGATTGGTGGCGGGTTGCTGCCGGGAGAACCGTTGCCGGGCGTCGATATTTCATCTGAGATGATCGCGAGTGATGCAGCAGGCGGCGAAGAGGGTGGTGCCGACAAAGACGCTGACACACCGGAATCAAAGGAATCCAAACCGGCTGCGGAAATTGCGGCCGAGCCGAAACCGAAGGACAAGAAGGTCCGTTGA
- a CDS encoding NRDE family protein, protein MCLLAVQYRLVPESPILVAANREEYVDRPSQTPSIQSGKPRVLCGIDQKAGGTWLGVNQNGLFVGLTNRATATPLFGQRSRGQLAMDLLRCTSSRRALEKAHAEFAKNRYEGCNIILADAKAGFAIHADERQEVVELQEGLNIIGARNLNDPDDGRVQLARRLLTLQTLDSPVKFLAVASKVFARSPVGQGRPSMVIRNGDYATVSSTLIALGVKPRDAIYQFSSGAPDESKYEDYSPMLRDILSRGLREARTKAKVGS, encoded by the coding sequence ATGTGCTTGCTTGCTGTTCAGTACCGTTTGGTTCCCGAAAGTCCCATCCTCGTTGCGGCCAACCGCGAGGAGTATGTGGACCGCCCGAGCCAAACGCCGTCCATCCAATCCGGTAAACCACGCGTTTTGTGTGGGATCGACCAAAAGGCCGGTGGAACTTGGTTGGGGGTAAATCAAAACGGGTTGTTTGTTGGTTTGACCAACCGCGCCACCGCGACGCCCTTGTTCGGTCAACGGTCTCGTGGCCAGTTGGCGATGGACTTATTGCGTTGCACGTCGTCTCGTCGTGCACTGGAAAAAGCCCACGCTGAATTCGCGAAGAATCGTTACGAGGGTTGCAACATCATCTTGGCGGATGCCAAGGCTGGTTTTGCGATTCACGCCGACGAGCGTCAGGAAGTCGTTGAGTTGCAGGAGGGCCTGAACATCATCGGGGCTCGCAACTTGAACGACCCGGATGACGGTCGCGTGCAATTGGCTCGCCGCCTTCTGACCCTGCAAACGCTGGACTCACCGGTGAAGTTTCTGGCCGTGGCCAGCAAAGTCTTCGCTCGTTCACCGGTCGGGCAAGGTCGTCCCAGCATGGTCATTCGCAACGGCGACTACGCCACGGTCAGCAGCACGCTGATCGCCTTGGGTGTGAAGCCTCGCGATGCGATCTATCAGTTCAGCAGCGGTGCACCAGACGAGAGCAAGTACGAGGATTACTCGCCCATGTTGCGTGACATCCTCAGCCGTGGTCTGCGGGAAGCTCGCACCAAAGCCAAGGTCGGCTCCTGA
- a CDS encoding CAP domain-containing protein: protein MSRLFEASRFSGRNPLAKLAQGFVPRLFVPHLPALIAIGGLTCGSVLATSTEAHAANGRVVQGTTIPTGSGCTNCGQNRSVVTHSPVSSRSVSVGTPVQHGQPVQHSQPVQHSQMVHQGSPVVDGTQVFHTSQPVHASQPVHVGQTIHGSQVVSHRPAIQHGQVIHQTSQPAVTPVSHSAAHSHRVGGAVSSVLSTLNAQRSRQGLRGLAYDPQLQAVAERRAQLMASTGLKTHPSGSFAPGRYEGVGWSSSHTPAGVSACYTSDPNMRVAGAAMARGRDGVYFCVVYR from the coding sequence ATGTCTCGATTGTTTGAAGCGTCTCGTTTCTCTGGACGGAACCCGTTGGCCAAGCTTGCACAAGGTTTCGTGCCTCGGTTGTTTGTGCCTCACCTGCCAGCGTTGATCGCGATCGGTGGGCTCACCTGCGGTTCGGTGTTGGCGACCTCGACAGAAGCCCACGCTGCCAATGGCAGAGTGGTTCAGGGGACGACCATCCCCACCGGATCTGGCTGCACCAATTGCGGTCAGAATCGAAGCGTGGTGACGCATTCACCGGTTTCCAGCCGATCTGTTTCGGTGGGAACTCCGGTGCAACATGGGCAGCCCGTGCAACACAGCCAACCGGTGCAACACAGCCAAATGGTTCACCAGGGGAGCCCGGTTGTGGATGGAACGCAAGTGTTTCACACCAGCCAACCCGTTCACGCCAGCCAGCCTGTTCACGTCGGCCAAACGATTCATGGCAGCCAAGTGGTTTCGCATCGCCCTGCGATCCAGCATGGCCAGGTGATTCACCAAACGAGCCAGCCTGCGGTGACGCCGGTCTCGCATTCAGCGGCTCATTCGCATCGCGTGGGTGGTGCGGTTTCGAGCGTCTTGTCGACTTTGAACGCACAACGGTCTCGACAGGGACTGCGTGGTCTTGCGTATGATCCGCAATTGCAAGCGGTCGCGGAACGACGCGCTCAGTTGATGGCGTCGACGGGTTTGAAAACTCATCCGTCGGGATCGTTTGCCCCCGGACGCTATGAAGGCGTTGGGTGGAGCAGTTCCCACACGCCCGCCGGAGTCTCGGCTTGTTACACCAGCGATCCCAACATGCGAGTGGCAGGTGCCGCGATGGCGCGTGGTCGCGATGGCGTTTACTTCTGCGTCGTGTATCGCTGA
- a CDS encoding TadE/TadG family type IV pilus assembly protein — translation MVTRNKPSHRNAIAVTELAVGLPLLLMVMMGTVEACTMIRLQQKMKMVAYEGARVGVLPEAMADNVEWQCETLSADQRLNDIVVILDPVDPRTLDSGAWFTVEVRAPFSSNTLMGGWGFGNYDLTESVTLQKP, via the coding sequence ATGGTCACTCGAAACAAACCATCACATCGCAACGCGATCGCCGTCACGGAATTGGCCGTGGGGTTGCCATTGTTGCTGATGGTCATGATGGGCACCGTCGAAGCGTGCACCATGATTCGGTTGCAGCAAAAAATGAAAATGGTCGCTTACGAGGGCGCACGCGTCGGGGTGTTGCCTGAAGCCATGGCGGACAACGTCGAATGGCAATGCGAGACGTTGAGCGCCGATCAGCGATTGAACGACATCGTCGTCATTTTGGATCCCGTTGACCCGCGAACGTTGGATTCCGGTGCCTGGTTCACGGTCGAAGTCCGCGCACCCTTTTCTTCGAATACTTTGATGGGTGGGTGGGGATTCGGAAACTATGACTTGACCGAGTCGGTCACTCTTCAGAAACCGTGA